One window of Petrotoga sibirica DSM 13575 genomic DNA carries:
- a CDS encoding sulfatase family protein — protein sequence MNILYMHTHDTGKYISPYGFDAPTPNLMELAKEGTLFRHAFSAAPTCSPSRAALLTGASPHKVGMLGLAHRGFKLNDYDKHIVNLLNKVGYDTVLCGVQHVAPKAEMIGYKKILCEAEHYPNDWKEDIKNAELVSDYLSNNPKKPFFISFGMQNTHIPFPEAKINPNYVKPPSPLYDNAMTREDMAQFFTSVHIVDQCVGKIMRSLKENHLEEETLVIFTTDHGIPLPNMKCTLYDTGIGISLILKFPNNKKSGEATDILVSHLDIFPTICDFLGIEKPAWLEGFSLKPYLDGKVDKIREELFAEITFHAAYEPTRCIRTERYKYIKFFDNYDKIIPANIDDTKSKEFLLSHGLLQVKRQKEMLFDLYFDPMERNNLIKEDNYKNILRELQSKLYDWMKKTNDPLLKGKVEKPKGAIVNTRDCMSAMEERYE from the coding sequence GTGAATATACTTTATATGCATACTCATGACACTGGTAAATATATCTCACCTTATGGTTTTGATGCTCCTACACCAAATTTGATGGAATTAGCAAAAGAAGGAACTCTTTTTAGGCATGCTTTTAGTGCTGCTCCTACGTGCTCACCAAGTAGAGCAGCTTTATTGACCGGGGCTTCTCCGCACAAAGTTGGAATGCTTGGTTTAGCTCATAGAGGATTTAAACTAAATGATTACGATAAACACATTGTAAATTTATTGAATAAAGTGGGGTATGACACAGTATTATGTGGAGTTCAACACGTTGCACCAAAAGCTGAAATGATAGGATATAAAAAAATTCTTTGTGAGGCAGAGCATTACCCGAACGATTGGAAGGAAGATATAAAAAATGCCGAACTAGTTTCAGATTATTTGTCCAATAACCCTAAAAAGCCTTTTTTCATTTCATTCGGGATGCAAAATACTCACATCCCATTTCCTGAAGCTAAAATTAATCCAAATTATGTAAAGCCACCATCTCCCCTTTACGACAATGCTATGACTCGAGAAGACATGGCACAATTTTTTACTTCTGTTCATATAGTTGACCAATGTGTGGGCAAAATAATGAGATCACTAAAAGAAAATCATTTAGAAGAAGAAACTCTTGTCATTTTCACTACAGATCATGGGATACCTTTACCAAACATGAAGTGTACTTTGTACGATACAGGGATAGGGATCTCCCTTATTTTAAAATTTCCTAATAATAAAAAATCAGGAGAAGCTACAGATATTTTAGTTTCACATTTAGATATTTTTCCTACTATTTGCGATTTTTTAGGAATAGAAAAACCTGCATGGTTGGAGGGGTTTTCCCTAAAACCTTATTTAGATGGCAAAGTAGATAAAATAAGAGAAGAACTGTTCGCAGAAATTACTTTTCATGCGGCGTATGAACCAACCAGATGCATTAGAACGGAAAGATATAAATATATTAAATTCTTTGATAATTACGACAAAATTATACCAGCTAACATTGATGACACTAAAAGCAAAGAATTTCTTTTAAGCCATGGTTTATTACAAGTTAAACGGCAAAAAGAAATGCTCTTTGATTTGTATTTTGATCCCATGGAAAGAAATAATCTAATTAAAGAAGACAATTATAAGAATATTCTAAGGGAATTGCAGTCAAAATTATATGATTGGATGAAAAAGACTAATGATCCACTTTTGAAAGGAAAAGTAGAAAAACCAAAAGGTGCAATTGTGAATACTAGAGATTGTATGAGTGCAATGGAAGAAAGATATGAATAA
- a CDS encoding sulfatase family protein — protein MATKNINVILILSDEHRFDCIGAYGNNEVNTPYIDQLAQEGTIFDNAFCTYPLCTPSRYSFLTGLYAHQHMGISNHSTIPKNLDTLPGILRENGYYTIAIGKMHFTPTYLDIGFQAMYLAEQNGPGRYVDDYHNYLKDKGLLDEIDVIDQVDEYRNMAGNEYWENFGALKSNLNEEDYSTSWIAKKAIEKIDSWSAHNNYFMMIGFIKPHHPFDPPEPWDKMYNPVDLNLLEGWTDKCLELDLKKYKGYFPNQKLDKSLMKEILAYYYATISHMDFWIGKIIDKLKEKKLYDKTLIIYTSDHGDYMGYHHMVLKGGYMYEPLIRIPLIIKYPYSSNNKTSSNLVNSLDISKTILSQCNIYKDQFSQGTDLKNGKIQRDAIFAEDINSYMVRTQSYKLILNKNGENLLFDLDKDPVELFNVYDHKSYSEIRENLKNRIMDWILFESAPHSYIDEKANLVYNLEDKGNEMRKYIKKNLNNFY, from the coding sequence ATGGCAACGAAAAATATCAACGTAATTTTAATATTATCTGACGAGCACAGGTTTGATTGTATAGGTGCATACGGAAATAATGAAGTAAATACTCCATATATTGATCAACTAGCCCAAGAAGGTACAATTTTCGACAATGCTTTTTGTACCTATCCTTTGTGTACTCCTTCCCGTTATTCATTTCTTACGGGGCTATATGCTCATCAACATATGGGCATTAGTAATCATTCCACCATTCCAAAAAATCTGGATACTTTACCTGGCATACTTAGAGAGAATGGTTATTATACAATCGCTATAGGAAAAATGCATTTCACACCAACTTACCTAGATATAGGCTTTCAAGCTATGTATTTGGCTGAACAAAACGGTCCCGGAAGATATGTTGACGATTATCATAATTATTTAAAAGATAAAGGACTTTTAGATGAGATTGATGTAATTGATCAGGTAGACGAATATAGAAATATGGCGGGAAATGAATATTGGGAAAATTTTGGAGCATTAAAAAGTAATTTAAACGAAGAAGATTATTCAACATCCTGGATAGCTAAAAAGGCAATCGAAAAAATAGATTCTTGGAGTGCTCATAATAATTATTTTATGATGATTGGATTCATAAAACCTCATCATCCTTTTGATCCTCCTGAACCTTGGGATAAAATGTACAATCCCGTTGATTTAAATCTTTTAGAGGGTTGGACAGATAAATGCCTGGAACTTGATTTAAAAAAATATAAAGGTTATTTCCCAAATCAGAAACTAGATAAATCTCTAATGAAAGAAATTTTAGCTTACTACTATGCAACTATCTCTCATATGGATTTCTGGATTGGAAAGATCATAGATAAGTTAAAAGAAAAAAAACTATATGATAAAACATTAATAATATACACAAGCGATCATGGGGACTACATGGGTTATCATCATATGGTATTAAAAGGTGGCTATATGTATGAACCTTTAATTAGAATACCATTAATAATAAAATATCCTTATTCTTCAAATAATAAAACATCTTCTAACTTAGTAAACTCTCTTGATATTTCTAAGACTATTTTAAGTCAATGCAACATATATAAGGATCAATTTTCTCAAGGAACAGATTTAAAAAACGGTAAAATACAAAGAGATGCTATTTTTGCAGAAGATATTAATTCTTATATGGTTCGAACTCAGAGTTACAAATTAATCCTCAATAAAAACGGGGAAAATTTATTATTTGATTTAGACAAAGATCCCGTTGAACTATTTAATGTTTATGATCATAAAAGCTATTCGGAAATAAGAGAAAATTTGAAAAATAGGATAATGGATTGGATATTGTTTGAATCGGCACCACATTCTTATATTGATGAAAAAGCAAATTTAGTATACAATTTAGAAGATAAAGGTAATGAGATGAGAAAATACATAAAAAAGAATTTAAATAATTTTTATTAA
- a CDS encoding CehA/McbA family metallohydrolase, whose product MSEKKVQQEFLIKHQNRQKYLRDNYGVQTFVHQKNMSNDEKGLLDTVSNFFYSTVNIVATNTVISNGKGKASVDFEVDYNYDIPAVIVFPFSMGINSVNPVETGYFNLKINEEIDIPFSLTKHNKRWEANGCKFLFHVEKVLTSYLGQTIKLDPAMLESSIVSLGLAAVLVPKNIFARDKILKISIKGISSIKSKTWCRIGKPKDGLAFMNVEEIIKEIVANNMIRTIGNKKYLFGDIHVHSGESDFLGWGCGEKKRVENFDFARNIAGLDFFCLSEHDWQMDNNDWEHLQSLTESYNERDKFVTLHGYEWTSPNYGHRNVYFLDKGGILFRSSRKMVGYGEWQKDNPTPDELWQTLKNEDVDFFTVPHHPSTSQFPVSTENYYNENFDRLIEIYSCWGFSESSYDLQEKFNTGVSRTEYNTVRDHLNNGRKYGIICSSDAHDGHPGLSQGTEKRSQLYHYLGSGRVAVVVDKFDRNSIFYALKNRKAYGTTGEPILLEYRLGDAEMGETIEELQYSKLPVNLNIVGTTPLRNIEVVSNEGVVFKANLDGINRDRNFKLVKDIVVKNKSYYYIRVEQDDGERAWSSPIWID is encoded by the coding sequence ATGAGTGAAAAAAAAGTTCAGCAGGAGTTTTTGATAAAACATCAGAACAGGCAAAAATACTTACGGGACAATTATGGTGTTCAGACTTTTGTTCATCAAAAAAATATGAGTAATGACGAAAAGGGACTCTTGGACACTGTTAGTAATTTTTTCTATTCTACTGTAAATATAGTAGCTACAAATACTGTGATTAGTAATGGTAAAGGAAAAGCTAGTGTTGATTTTGAAGTAGATTACAATTATGATATACCAGCAGTGATTGTCTTCCCTTTTTCAATGGGTATTAACAGTGTTAACCCTGTAGAGACGGGGTACTTCAATTTGAAAATTAACGAAGAAATTGATATACCTTTTTCTCTAACTAAACATAATAAAAGGTGGGAGGCAAATGGATGTAAATTTTTATTTCATGTTGAAAAAGTTCTTACATCATATTTAGGACAGACTATCAAACTTGATCCAGCCATGCTGGAATCTTCCATTGTTTCCCTCGGATTGGCTGCTGTTTTAGTTCCCAAGAATATCTTTGCAAGAGATAAAATTTTAAAAATTTCTATTAAGGGTATTTCCAGCATTAAGTCAAAAACCTGGTGTAGAATTGGAAAACCGAAAGATGGATTGGCGTTTATGAATGTGGAAGAAATTATTAAAGAAATTGTTGCTAATAATATGATTAGAACAATAGGAAATAAGAAATATCTATTTGGAGATATTCATGTACATAGTGGAGAAAGTGATTTTCTGGGTTGGGGATGCGGTGAGAAAAAACGAGTTGAAAATTTCGATTTTGCCCGTAATATAGCAGGGCTTGATTTCTTTTGCCTTTCTGAACACGATTGGCAGATGGATAATAATGACTGGGAACATCTGCAGTCTTTGACTGAATCCTACAATGAAAGGGATAAATTTGTAACACTTCATGGCTATGAGTGGACTTCTCCTAATTATGGACATAGAAATGTTTACTTTCTTGATAAAGGCGGAATATTGTTTCGATCAAGCAGAAAAATGGTTGGTTATGGTGAATGGCAAAAAGATAATCCTACGCCAGATGAGTTATGGCAGACTTTAAAAAATGAAGATGTAGACTTTTTTACGGTACCTCACCATCCTTCAACCAGCCAATTTCCTGTTTCTACTGAAAATTATTATAACGAAAATTTTGATCGATTAATAGAAATATACTCATGCTGGGGATTTTCAGAATCATCCTATGATTTACAGGAAAAATTTAATACCGGAGTTTCTAGAACTGAATATAATACAGTTCGTGATCATTTGAATAATGGCAGGAAATATGGAATAATTTGTTCAAGTGATGCCCACGATGGTCATCCCGGATTATCTCAGGGGACTGAAAAAAGGTCGCAGTTATACCATTATTTAGGTAGTGGAAGAGTCGCAGTTGTGGTAGATAAATTTGATCGCAATTCTATCTTTTATGCCCTGAAAAATCGAAAAGCCTATGGCACTACTGGAGAACCTATTTTGCTAGAGTATCGATTAGGAGATGCTGAAATGGGCGAAACTATTGAAGAATTACAATACAGCAAACTACCTGTAAATCTGAATATTGTAGGCACCACACCGCTTAGAAATATTGAGGTTGTATCAAATGAGGGTGTTGTATTTAAAGCAAATTTAGATGGTATTAATAGAGATAGAAACTTTAAATTGGTAAAAGATATCGTAGTAAAAAATAAGAGTTACTACTACATACGAGTAGAGCAAGATGATGGAGAAAGAGCGTGGTCCAGTCCTATATGGATTGATTAA
- a CDS encoding ROK family transcriptional regulator, producing the protein MAQIISNFTQLQIFKNLWFNSYSTIPKLSEELSIDRSNISRNLRRLLKHHLIKTGTEKEKTEKVGRKASIIQINEDKGYFIGVTITENSSTAFLTNFRLKIIQENVVEENITVDNLANILIKTIRPFQSYFEKVICMAIAFPGEVDIEGKTPFFSKPLGLNESKKLNRIFQGKFQFPVYLENDANAGAMYHFFLNRNDHPSNLVYSLLAIHFNSDKIMGYLGNGIIINKQLYEGSNLFAGVSGEMFKILSASNKIYDLDSLKKQLKKITSIENELNNFINESSNVISNIINLYDPSVYILGGYIEIFPEKIQKKLIEEVKEKIVNFQARKHEIYVDKSLMRSAALGSCFSLINKFFNNLDVANKYLSKVV; encoded by the coding sequence ATGGCACAAATAATAAGCAATTTCACACAACTACAAATATTTAAAAATCTATGGTTTAATTCTTATTCAACTATACCTAAATTAAGCGAAGAACTATCTATAGATCGATCAAATATCTCAAGAAATCTTCGTCGCTTGTTAAAACACCATTTAATTAAGACGGGTACTGAAAAAGAAAAAACCGAAAAAGTTGGAAGAAAAGCCTCTATCATACAAATAAATGAAGATAAGGGTTATTTTATAGGTGTCACAATAACAGAAAATTCTAGTACTGCTTTTCTTACAAATTTTAGATTGAAAATCATCCAAGAAAATGTTGTTGAAGAAAATATCACCGTTGATAATTTAGCTAATATTTTAATAAAAACTATTCGTCCTTTTCAGTCATATTTTGAAAAAGTTATTTGCATGGCTATAGCATTTCCAGGAGAAGTTGATATAGAAGGAAAAACCCCATTTTTCTCGAAACCGCTTGGTTTGAATGAATCTAAAAAACTCAATAGAATTTTCCAAGGGAAATTTCAATTTCCTGTTTATTTGGAAAACGATGCTAATGCGGGAGCGATGTATCATTTTTTCTTAAATAGGAATGATCATCCTTCTAATCTAGTGTACTCTTTGCTTGCAATACATTTTAATAGTGACAAGATAATGGGATATTTAGGGAACGGAATAATAATAAACAAACAATTATATGAAGGTTCTAATTTATTCGCAGGTGTTTCTGGGGAAATGTTTAAAATACTAAGTGCTTCAAATAAAATCTACGATTTGGATAGTTTGAAAAAACAACTTAAAAAAATAACAAGCATTGAAAATGAATTAAATAATTTTATTAATGAATCATCTAATGTTATATCAAACATTATAAATTTATATGACCCTTCAGTTTACATTTTAGGAGGATACATAGAAATTTTTCCTGAAAAAATCCAAAAAAAGCTTATAGAAGAAGTTAAAGAAAAAATAGTTAATTTTCAAGCAAGGAAGCATGAAATTTATGTTGACAAATCATTGATGAGAAGCGCAGCCTTAGGTTCTTGCTTTTCTTTGATAAACAAATTTTTTAATAACCTAGATGTTGCTAATAAATATCTCTCAAAAGTTGTGTAA